The proteins below come from a single Streptomyces sp. M92 genomic window:
- a CDS encoding spherulation-specific family 4 protein: MPYLTSTAAGTASTGVRTGLGVPGLAHPLVAPGEWAELAWPGAPLHWVVLNVADGPGAHPDPHCLEAAGRLRNAGVRVLGHLDAAYGARSFGELISDAHRHLDWYRVDGFLLDRCPSERAALPEVRRTISTLRVIRDDAHIVLGHGTHPHPGYAENADQLVTFSGAWSDYRWSQAAEWSADHPPERFCHFVHGVPRGHLEEALRIARWQGAATIWFTDRTERGGGGGRMDPWETMPGYWDDIVSRIGTGVSE, translated from the coding sequence ATGCCGTATCTGACCAGCACCGCAGCGGGCACCGCGAGCACCGGCGTCCGTACCGGCCTCGGCGTTCCGGGGCTGGCCCACCCCCTCGTCGCCCCCGGCGAGTGGGCGGAGCTGGCCTGGCCCGGTGCGCCCCTGCACTGGGTCGTGCTGAACGTCGCCGACGGCCCCGGAGCCCACCCCGACCCGCACTGCCTGGAGGCCGCCGGCCGGCTGCGCAACGCTGGGGTCCGCGTCCTCGGCCACCTCGACGCCGCGTACGGGGCCCGGAGCTTCGGCGAGCTGATCTCCGACGCCCACCGCCACCTCGACTGGTACCGGGTCGACGGCTTCCTCCTCGACCGCTGCCCCTCCGAACGGGCCGCGCTGCCCGAGGTCCGCCGCACGATCAGCACCCTGCGGGTGATCCGTGACGACGCCCACATCGTCCTCGGCCACGGCACCCACCCCCACCCCGGCTATGCCGAGAACGCCGACCAACTGGTGACGTTCTCGGGCGCCTGGAGCGACTACCGCTGGTCGCAGGCGGCCGAGTGGAGCGCCGACCACCCGCCCGAGCGCTTCTGCCACTTCGTCCACGGAGTGCCCCGCGGACACCTGGAGGAAGCGCTGCGCATCGCCCGCTGGCAGGGCGCCGCGACGATCTGGTTCACCGACCGCACCGAACGGGGCGGCGGGGGCGGCAGGATGGACCCTTGGGAGACGATGCCCGGCTACTGGGACGACATCGTCTCGCGTATCGGGACGGGTGTCTCGGAATGA
- the moeZ gene encoding adenylyltransferase/sulfurtransferase MoeZ — protein MSLPPLVEPAAELTVDEVRRYSRHLIIPDVGMDGQKRLKNAKVLAVGAGGLGSPTLMYLAAAGVGTLGIIEFDEVDESNLQRQVIHSQADIGRPKAESARDTIKGINPYVDVILHQERLEADNVMDIFAQYDLIVDGTDNFATRYLVNDACVLLNKPYVWGSIYRFDGQASVFWSEHGPCYRCLYPEPPPPGMVPSCAEGGVLGVLCASIGSIQTNEAIKLLAGIGEPLVGRLMIYDALEMQYRQVKVRKDPDCAVCGENPTVTELIDYEAFCGVVSEEAQAAAADSTITPKQLKEWIDDGEDIELIDVREPNEFEIVSIPGARLIPKNEFLMGSALESLPQNKKIVLNCKTGVRSAEVLAVLKSAGFADAVHVGGGVIGWVNQIEPEKPVY, from the coding sequence GTGTCGCTGCCACCCCTGGTCGAGCCGGCCGCCGAGCTCACCGTAGACGAGGTCCGCAGGTACTCCCGCCACCTGATCATCCCCGACGTGGGGATGGACGGGCAGAAGCGGCTGAAGAACGCGAAGGTGCTCGCCGTGGGCGCGGGCGGTCTCGGCTCGCCGACCTTGATGTACCTGGCGGCAGCCGGTGTCGGCACGCTCGGCATCATCGAGTTCGACGAGGTCGACGAGTCCAACCTGCAGCGTCAGGTCATCCACAGCCAGGCCGACATCGGCCGTCCCAAGGCCGAGTCCGCCCGTGACACGATCAAGGGCATCAACCCGTACGTGGACGTGATCCTTCACCAGGAGCGGCTCGAGGCCGACAACGTGATGGACATCTTCGCCCAGTACGACCTGATCGTCGACGGCACGGACAACTTCGCGACCCGCTACCTGGTCAACGACGCCTGCGTGCTGCTCAACAAGCCCTACGTCTGGGGTTCGATCTACCGTTTCGACGGCCAGGCCTCCGTCTTCTGGTCCGAGCACGGCCCCTGCTACCGCTGCCTCTACCCGGAGCCCCCGCCCCCCGGCATGGTCCCCTCCTGCGCCGAGGGCGGCGTCCTGGGCGTGCTCTGCGCGTCCATCGGCTCCATCCAGACCAACGAGGCCATCAAGCTCCTCGCGGGCATCGGCGAGCCGCTGGTCGGCCGCCTGATGATCTACGACGCCCTGGAGATGCAGTACCGCCAGGTCAAGGTCCGCAAGGACCCCGACTGCGCGGTCTGCGGCGAGAACCCGACCGTCACCGAGCTCATCGACTACGAGGCCTTCTGCGGCGTCGTCTCCGAGGAGGCCCAGGCGGCGGCGGCCGACTCCACGATCACTCCCAAGCAGCTCAAGGAGTGGATCGACGACGGTGAGGACATCGAGCTCATCGACGTCCGCGAGCCGAACGAGTTCGAGATCGTCTCCATCCCGGGTGCCCGGCTGATCCCCAAGAACGAGTTCCTCATGGGCTCCGCCCTGGAGAGCCTCCCGCAGAACAAGAAGATTGTCTTGAACTGCAAGACGGGTGTCCGCAGTGCGGAAGTCCTCGCGGTCCTCAAGTCCGCCGGCTTCGCCGACGCCGTCCACGTCGGCGGAGGCGTGATCGGCTGGGTCAACCAGATCGAGCCGGAGAAGCCCGTCTACTGA
- a CDS encoding alpha/beta hydrolase encodes MTRLVRWTALTAAAALLTAGCSGGSSGEDEGGGGTGSPLPSAAAPSGVPESLASQELDWGRCKGTADSPAPDGDWQCTTFKAPLNWAEPDGDTIDLALIRAKATGDERIGSLLFNFGGPGGSGVSMMPSYADTVSSLHERYDLVSWDPRGVAASEGIRCRGDEAIEAAESVDSTPDTIAEEQAYLKDAADFGKGCQKSAGELMSHVSTTDTARDMDLMRHVLGDAKMHYFGISYGTELGGVYAHLFPKRVGRMALDAVVDPTADTIGHAENQARGFQRALDDYLKSTGQDPEQGSRVIADLLERLDAEPLPTSSPGRELTQTLALTGIVLPLYSKSGWPTLTSALTAAEEGDGSELLALADGYNERDPSGHYGTTTHSQRVISCLDDKQRPTLEETKRLLPEFEKISPVFGSFLGWDTAGWCHDWPVPGQRETPKVSAPGATPVLVVGNTGDPATPYEGARRMADELGEDVGVVLTWKGEGHGAYGSGSDCVDSTVDAYLLKGTVPKDGKVCS; translated from the coding sequence ATGACGCGTCTCGTACGGTGGACGGCTCTGACGGCCGCCGCGGCACTGCTGACGGCGGGCTGCAGTGGCGGCTCGTCCGGGGAGGACGAGGGCGGCGGAGGAACGGGCAGCCCGCTGCCCTCGGCGGCGGCGCCGTCGGGAGTGCCCGAGTCGCTGGCCTCCCAGGAACTCGACTGGGGCCGTTGCAAGGGCACCGCGGATTCCCCCGCCCCTGACGGCGACTGGCAGTGCACCACCTTCAAGGCGCCGTTGAACTGGGCCGAGCCGGACGGCGACACGATCGACCTGGCGTTGATCCGGGCGAAGGCCACCGGCGACGAGCGCATCGGCTCCCTGCTGTTCAACTTCGGGGGGCCCGGCGGCTCGGGCGTCTCCATGATGCCGTCCTACGCCGACACGGTCTCCTCCCTGCACGAGCGGTACGACCTGGTGAGCTGGGACCCGCGCGGGGTGGCCGCCAGCGAGGGCATCCGCTGCCGCGGCGACGAGGCGATCGAGGCCGCCGAGTCGGTGGACTCCACGCCGGACACCATCGCCGAGGAACAGGCGTATCTGAAGGACGCCGCCGACTTCGGCAAGGGCTGCCAGAAGTCCGCCGGCGAGCTGATGTCACACGTGTCGACCACGGACACCGCCCGCGACATGGACCTGATGCGCCACGTCCTGGGCGACGCGAAGATGCACTACTTCGGCATCTCCTACGGCACCGAACTCGGCGGCGTCTACGCCCACCTGTTCCCGAAGCGCGTGGGCCGCATGGCCCTGGACGCCGTCGTGGACCCGACCGCCGACACGATCGGCCACGCCGAGAACCAGGCCCGGGGCTTCCAGCGCGCCCTGGACGACTACCTGAAGTCCACCGGGCAGGACCCGGAGCAGGGGTCGCGGGTGATCGCCGACCTGCTGGAGCGGCTCGACGCCGAGCCGCTGCCGACGTCGTCACCGGGCCGCGAGCTGACGCAGACCCTCGCCCTCACGGGCATCGTCCTGCCCCTCTACAGCAAGTCCGGCTGGCCGACCCTGACCAGTGCGCTGACGGCCGCCGAGGAGGGCGACGGCTCGGAACTGCTGGCACTCGCCGACGGATACAACGAGCGCGACCCGTCGGGGCACTACGGCACGACGACCCACTCGCAGCGGGTCATATCGTGCCTGGACGACAAGCAGCGGCCGACCCTGGAGGAGACGAAGAGGCTGCTGCCGGAGTTCGAGAAGATCTCCCCCGTCTTCGGGTCCTTCCTCGGCTGGGACACGGCCGGCTGGTGCCACGACTGGCCGGTCCCCGGTCAGCGCGAAACTCCGAAGGTGAGCGCGCCCGGTGCGACTCCGGTCCTGGTGGTCGGCAACACCGGGGACCCGGCCACGCCCTACGAGGGCGCGCGCAGGATGGCGGACGAGCTGGGCGAGGACGTGGGTGTGGTGCTCACCTGGAAGGGCGAGGGGCACGGGGCGTACGGGAGCGGGAGCGACTGTGTCGACTCCACCGTGGACGCCTATCTGCTGAAGGGCACGGTGCCAAAGGACGGCAAGGTCTGCTCATGA
- a CDS encoding alpha/beta hydrolase, whose protein sequence is MPNPSRLRVAALASAASVVMCTALLSGCSDDSGSSTEGNDDLAAQKLDWKDCPAPSEAEGGGAAPSPLPDGDEWQCVTMKAPLDWDDPRGDTIGLALIRAESSGPADRRIGSLVFNFGGPGGSGVTTLPAFGQDYAKLRTRYDLVSFDPRGVGRSAPVECLNDKQLDTYFQQDATPDDAAERRELVDNTEDFNAACEKNSKRVLPHVATTDAARDMDLMRQVLGDDKLHYFGISYGTELGGVYAHLFPKHVGRAVFDAVVDPTQTPEQGSLGQAGGFQLALDNFAEDCVSKTEECPVGDSAQDVKDRIARLLKDLDSRPIPGIFPRELTQTAATGGIAQSLYSKDFWEYLTEGLVQAYDGDGTILMALSDSLNGRNENGQYSNITAANVAINCADDKPRYDPAYVESKLPEFRKASPVFGDYLAWSMLSCTDWPVPGAAEHPDVSAPGAAPILVIGNTGDPATPYEGAGRMAQALGEGVGVELTYEGQGHGAYDSKNKCVQDAVHGYLLDGEVPAAGTVCS, encoded by the coding sequence ATGCCGAATCCATCCCGGCTGCGCGTCGCCGCCCTGGCCTCCGCTGCCTCCGTGGTCATGTGCACCGCCCTCCTGTCCGGCTGCAGCGACGACTCCGGGAGCAGCACCGAGGGGAACGACGACCTGGCGGCCCAGAAGCTCGACTGGAAGGACTGTCCGGCTCCTTCCGAGGCCGAGGGCGGCGGCGCCGCGCCCTCTCCGCTGCCGGACGGGGACGAGTGGCAGTGCGTCACCATGAAGGCGCCGCTCGACTGGGACGATCCCCGGGGCGACACGATCGGCCTCGCGCTGATCCGGGCCGAGTCCAGCGGCCCGGCCGACCGGCGGATCGGATCGCTCGTCTTCAACTTCGGCGGCCCGGGCGGCTCGGGCGTCACCACGCTGCCCGCCTTCGGCCAGGACTACGCGAAACTGCGCACCCGCTACGACCTGGTCAGCTTCGACCCGCGCGGCGTCGGCCGCAGCGCCCCCGTGGAATGCCTGAACGACAAACAGCTCGACACCTACTTCCAGCAGGACGCCACCCCCGACGACGCCGCCGAGCGCCGGGAACTGGTGGACAACACGGAGGACTTCAACGCCGCCTGCGAGAAGAACTCCAAGAGGGTGCTGCCGCACGTGGCCACGACCGACGCGGCGCGCGACATGGACCTGATGCGCCAGGTCCTCGGCGACGACAAGCTGCACTACTTCGGCATCTCCTACGGCACCGAACTCGGCGGTGTCTACGCCCACCTGTTCCCGAAGCATGTGGGACGCGCCGTCTTCGACGCGGTCGTCGACCCGACCCAGACCCCGGAACAGGGCTCGCTGGGGCAGGCCGGGGGCTTCCAGCTCGCCCTCGACAACTTCGCCGAGGACTGCGTCTCGAAGACCGAGGAATGCCCCGTCGGGGACAGCGCCCAGGACGTCAAGGACCGCATCGCCCGGCTGTTGAAGGACCTCGACAGCAGGCCGATCCCCGGCATCTTCCCGCGCGAACTCACCCAGACCGCCGCGACCGGTGGCATCGCCCAGTCGCTCTACTCGAAGGACTTCTGGGAGTACCTGACCGAGGGCCTGGTACAGGCGTACGACGGTGACGGCACGATCCTCATGGCGCTGTCGGACTCGCTGAACGGGCGCAACGAGAACGGCCAGTACAGCAACATCACCGCCGCCAACGTCGCCATCAACTGCGCCGACGACAAGCCGCGGTACGACCCCGCGTACGTGGAGAGCAAGCTGCCCGAGTTCCGGAAGGCCTCGCCGGTCTTCGGCGACTACCTCGCCTGGTCCATGCTCAGCTGCACCGACTGGCCGGTGCCCGGCGCCGCCGAACATCCCGACGTCAGCGCGCCCGGTGCGGCTCCGATCCTGGTGATCGGCAACACCGGTGACCCCGCGACGCCCTACGAGGGTGCCGGGAGGATGGCGCAGGCACTGGGCGAGGGCGTCGGCGTCGAGCTGACCTACGAGGGTCAGGGGCACGGCGCCTACGACAGCAAGAACAAGTGCGTGCAGGACGCCGTCCACGGCTACCTGCTGGACGGCGAGGTCCCGGCCGCCGGCACGGTCTGCTCCTGA